Below is a window of Pseudarthrobacter equi DNA.
AGGAAGTCCGCCAGGGCGGCGGCGGTGCCCGCGAAGGCCGCCCGGCCGCCGTCGGCGTCCACGCCGGTGGCGGCTGCGCGCGACGCCGCAGCCTGCCCGCGCGAGTCGAGGACGACGTCGAGCTCGGCGATTACCGCCACGGACCCACCCACCCGGGAACGCACGTCGAGGACTTCCGCGGCCAGCAGTTCAGGGGTTGGCGCGGACACCAGTACGGCGTCCACGGCGTCAGCCGGCACTTCACCGAGCAGCGATGCCGGAGCCAGGACGGGCAGCTGTCCCTGCAGCGGCCGCGGAATGATGGACGGGCCCTTCACCGAGTAGCCCGCGCCGGCAAACCCGGCCGGTGTCTCAAAGTCGGCATAGTGGAGCTTGTCCACGTCGATGTACCGCCCGGTGGGGACGTCGCGGATCACGGCGTCGTCCTCCCACGAGTCCCAAAGCCGCCTGGACACCTCAATGGACGCGGCAGCTTCCTGGCCCAGCGCGGCGCCGGTGACGGAAGAACGTCCAACGGCGGCAGCCGCCTCGGGCGATTCGGCGGCGGTCACGATCCACCCGGCACGGCCGCCGGAGACGTAGTCGAGGCTGGCCAGCTGGGTGGAAACATGGAACGGCTCGGTGTAGACGGTGTCCACTTCAGGCACCAGGGCAATCGACCTGGTGACCGGGCCGGCGAACGCTGCCCGCTGCAGTGCGTTGGCACGGCCGGGAACCGGCGCGTCCGTGAAGGTGGCTGCGTGGAAGCCGGCGGACTCTGCCGCCAGCACGGCACGGGAGATGTCCGCCCCGTCCCAGCCGGCGCCGTCAAGCTCGATGGCCAGGAAGCCGGCCTGGCTTCCCTCGGCCGAAGGGGTGTCGGTGTTGCTCACTTCTGGTCCTGACGTTCGTAGGGAATCTTCTCGCCGGCCTCGATGGGCACGGGCAGCCGGTTTTCGGCCGGGGGCAGCGGGCAGGTGGCCAGGTCCGTGTAGGCGCACGGCAGGTTGACCGCCCGGTTGAAGTCCAGCACCACGGAGCCGTCCGCTGCGGGCACCACGGAGAGCGAGCGGTTGGCCGCGTAGGTGGTGGCGCCGGAGGTTTGGTCTGTGAACAGCACCGACAGGGAACCCGGGGCGTGCCCGTTGAAAGCGGTCAGTGCCAGTTCCTGGCCGGCCAGCTTGAAACGGATCTCACCCGGGGCCTCGTAAACGTGCTGGATGCCCTCGACGGCGGCGCCCACCGTGGTGGGCCGCTGCGATTCGAACGGAACGAAGGTTCCGCGGACGGCGTAGGCGGCATCGGGCGAGTAGGCGGGCGTGCCCTGGTACTCGCGGAGCAGCCCGTTCTCCGGGTTCCGCGGCCGCACGATGTACTCGCCGCCGCGCTTGGCCACCTCGATGACGGTCTCGCCGGACACGAGGTTGATCCCGCCGCGTTCGGCGATGGGTCCGAACTCCACGGTTGCGCCGGCTTCGGTGTTCAGTTCCCTGCCGTCCTGCTGCAGGCTCTCACCCGGCTGCAGGACAACGCGGACGACGTCGGCCTCCGCACTCCAGGTGCCCGGGGCGCCTTCCAGCGCGGCGGCGTCGCTG
It encodes the following:
- a CDS encoding LLM class flavin-dependent oxidoreductase, encoding MSNTDTPSAEGSQAGFLAIELDGAGWDGADISRAVLAAESAGFHAATFTDAPVPGRANALQRAAFAGPVTRSIALVPEVDTVYTEPFHVSTQLASLDYVSGGRAGWIVTAAESPEAAAAVGRSSVTGAALGQEAAASIEVSRRLWDSWEDDAVIRDVPTGRYIDVDKLHYADFETPAGFAGAGYSVKGPSIIPRPLQGQLPVLAPASLLGEVPADAVDAVLVSAPTPELLAAEVLDVRSRVGGSVAVIAELDVVLDSRGQAAASRAAATGVDADGGRAAFAGTAAALADFLESLLADADGVRLHPASLALDLDELGRLVLPELRRRGALRPVLQDGTFRDLLGLERPASRYAPAAAGTGK
- a CDS encoding DUF1684 domain-containing protein, producing MSTETALETFDADWQEWHAAHERHRAHPHGFLAVTHLHWLSSDAAALEGAPGTWSAEADVVRVVLQPGESLQQDGRELNTEAGATVEFGPIAERGGINLVSGETVIEVAKRGGEYIVRPRNPENGLLREYQGTPAYSPDAAYAVRGTFVPFESQRPTTVGAAVEGIQHVYEAPGEIRFKLAGQELALTAFNGHAPGSLSVLFTDQTSGATTYAANRSLSVVPAADGSVVLDFNRAVNLPCAYTDLATCPLPPAENRLPVPIEAGEKIPYERQDQK